The Carcharodon carcharias isolate sCarCar2 chromosome 17, sCarCar2.pri, whole genome shotgun sequence DNA segment atgaattccatggattcaccactctctggctaaagaactttctcctcatctctgttctaaaaggtcttccctttactctgaggctgtgcccttgggtcctagtccctcctactaatggaaacatcttccccacatccactctatccaggcctttcagtattctgtaagtttcaatcagatcccccccttcatccttctaagttccatcaagtatagacccagagtcctcaaacattcctcatatgttaagcctttcattcctgggatcattctcatgaacctcctctctccagggccagcacatccttcctgagatacggggcccaaaattgctcacaatattctaaatgtggtctgaccagaaccttataaagcctcagcagcacatccctgcttttatattctagtcctcttgaaataaatgccaacattgcatttgccttcctaactaccactcaacctgcaagttaaccttaagagaatcctggactaggactcccaagtccctttgcactccagatttctgaattctctccccatttagaaaatagtcaatgcctctattcttcctaccaatgtgcatgacctcacaattccccacgttgtattccatctgccacttctttgcccattctcctaacctgtctaaatccttctgcagcctcctcaatacttcctgtccctccacctatctttgtgtcatctgcaaacttagccagaatgccctcagttccttcatctagatcattaatgtataatgtGAAACATTGTgggcccaacactgacccttgcagaactccattagtcacctgccgccatcctgagaaggacccgcttatccccactctctgcctcctgccagacagccaatcttctatccatgctagtacctttcctctaacaccatgggctcttatcttactgagcagtctcctgtgtggcaccttgtcaaaggccttctggaagtccaggtagataacatccattggctcctctttgtctaacctactcgttacctcctcaaagaattctaacagatttgtcaggcatgacctccccttgatgaaaccatgctgactttgccctattttaccatgcacttccaagtattctgaaatctccttaataatggattctaaaatcttaccaacgaccgaggtcaggctaatcggcctgtaatttcctgtcttttgcctcactcccttcttaaacaggactGATCCAGAGCTTTAGGAAACCATGGTATGTACTGGTTGGGCAATCTGCAACCCCAGGTCCTGGGATATAGGCTGGCACTTGGATTTGTCCGAAGCTGTGATTTATCCATTATCCTTGTTTCTAATTGAATTGATTGGATTCACCTCATTGATGATGCAGCAGTTGACCCCCAACCACCAACAGCTCAGGAAATGTATTTTTTTGATCAAAAAAGCCAACCCAAGTTTTTGTATGTATTTTTTTCCCTAAAATGGTAAGGTGGTTTGAATTAAAAGGACttcctttgtctctctttcctcttcAAGTTAACTGAGTACATTTTACCTGAAAATGAGCAGAATATAAAATATTATAGGATAATAGACTTGTTTATATGTAGAGTTATAGTTGAACCATGGACTTAGGGCATGTTGAATTTAAATGGGATCTGGAGCTAATTCAGTTAGCAACTTGCCTTTGATGGGCCAATCTGCTCAATAGAAATATTCTACTTGCCTCGTCAGCGTACCAcatgttaattattttattcattcacagacttctctgttttctgtccaggTGTCTTATAGATGAACTTGTTTGCCTCTGGTGAAAACCCGAAGTATCATACAGTATTGCTCCAAGGCTTCAGAACCTGACGATTTTGTGTTTGTGAAGGGAAGATACTTTTCCCCTTGTGACAACCACAACCCCCTTCTTCCTGCCCAAAAACCATGCACAGAGATACATGTTACTGTGTCCCAATAAATGTGCTGGTGGGGTAGATTTCTTACCTGGGAATGAGGAAAACTCTTGCAAATATTCTATGGCCTCTGGCTGTTCTTCTCAACACTCAGAAGCAGCAGGGCCTTGGTTGATTGCTGCAGCTTCCCATTGGTGCCTTTGAGTCAAAATTGATTGTTGTTTCTGTTTTGACAAAGTCAGAATCAAATTTGGACCAGCTCCTTGCCAATTATTACTGGCATGGAGCATACAGGAGCTGTTTCAGTGAAAGCAGTCAGCACTGTAACATCAGACTAAACTGTGAAGCTTTAAGAAACATTGGACTGGTTGGGTACTCTGCATCCCAGGGTTCCATGCCTGCACACTGATTTCTCCGAAGCCCTGATTTATCCCTCACCCTTATTTCTAATAGAGTTGCTTCGCAATATGTACTTGAGCAGTCAACCTTCTGATTGTGACAAAATTTCATTATTTTTGAGTTTTTGAACGAGgctcttcccacctccaccaaTTTTCTTCTCTCTATTCCTAAGGCCATCTTTCCTGTTAGGGTGTAGTTTTCTAGGGACATTCAAGCCATCCAATGACCAGGCTGATACTAGACGATGATTGTTTGTAGGACATTTGATCATGAAAGATATCACAGAGGAACCTTACCCTTCCTACCTGATTACACACTTCCACTTTTCAGCAGGACCCACTGGATTGGGGACTATAGCTAGTTTCAGGTTTTGTTCTCAGCCAAGGGACACAGAAACTAATTATAAGACCTCAGACGTTTCCTTAGTTGATTTGATTTTGGAATGGTAGCCCAgtgcatctacaagatacactgcagcaactcattggggaaggtcgggggtatagtgaatacatggctggggctgggattggatgATGTTTTCatatttcgaacccacccaggattacaggtatctccgggacataaaacgtttctcggactgctgttcccgtcacattctgagatccacactcagtgccatgtgccgccatatgaatacactcaacctctccctccagcagcaccgccgcaccctttttcaaagctgcgcgtgcccccagtttcattttattcttcatctcatccgacgcctcaagaagaaactttttctctcaagtgctaaggaacgcaagctccaacaactcatcgacaccaacacccatctaggaccctccacccctgcctgtccctccgtccccaccccatcttccaatcccaatcccagccgtgtattcactataccccctgaccttcccctctccggtgctgaacgttcagtgctcagcaaaggacgtagtttcatacccttacgccctcatctcgatgaatttcgggctcggcacgatgctgaactcttcttccgccgtcttcgtctccgggctcacttctttgggcaggagtcctttccccgttcaatggatccttttacccacctccaatattctccctccacttagacccctccctctggattcttacctgctcttgatcttttcattgagaactgtcggcgcgacattagtcgtctcaatttctctgctcctctcacccattctaatctctctctctctgaacttattgcactccattctctcaggtccaacctgacattgtcatcaaacccgctgacaagggtggtgctgttgttgtctggcgcactgacctctacattGCGGAGGCTTAGCGTCAACtaacagacacttcctcctacccctccctggaccatgaccccaccactgaacatcaagccattgtttccaggactgtcactgacctcatctcctctggagatcttcctcccacagcttccaacctgatagtcgcccaacctcggacggcccacttctacctcctacccaaaatccacaaacaggactgtcccggtagaccgatcgtgtcagcttgctcctgccccacggaactcatttctcattatcttgactcccttctctctccccttgtccagtcccttcccacctacatccgtgattcctctgacaccttacgtcacatcaacaatttccagttccctggccccaaccgcttcctcttcaccatggacgtccaatccctttacacctccatcccccaccaggatggtctgagggcccttagcttcttcctcgaacagaggcccgaacaatccccatccaccactactctcctccgtctggctgaacttgttctcatactgaacaatttctccttcaactcctctcacttcctccaaataaaaggtgtggctatgggtacccgcatgggccccagctatgcctgtctctttatggtgtatgtggaacattccttgttgcagtcctactccggcccccttccacaactttttctccggtacatcgatgattacttcagtgctgcttcatgctcttgtcgggacttggaaaaatgtattaattttgcttccaatctccacccctccatcattttcacatggtccatctctgacacttcccttcccttccttgacctctctgtctcaatctctggtgatagactgtccaccaatatccattacaaacctaccgactcccacagctacctcgactacagcttctcacaccccgcttcctgtaaggactccatcccattctctcagttccttcgcctctgtcgtatctgttctgatgatgctaccttcaaaaacagttcctctgacatgtcctccttcttccttaaccgaggttttccacccacggtcgttgatagggccttcaaccgtgtccagcccacctcccgctcatccgccctcacgccttctcctccctcccaggtaCATGATAgaatcccccttgtcctcacttatcaccccaccagcctccgcattcaaaggatcatcctccgccatttccgacaactccagcatgatgccatcaccaaacacatcttcccttcacccccccccaaccccaccgtggcattccatagggatcgttccctctgggacaccctggtccactcctccatcaccccctactcctcaacccccacctatggcacctccccatgctcacgcaaaagatgtaacacctgccccttcacttcctctctcctcaccgtccaaggacctaaacactcctttaaagtgaagcagcatttcacttgcatttcccccaacttagtctactgcattcgttgctcccaatgcggtctcctctacattggagagaccaaacgtaaactgggcaactgctttgcagaacacctgtggtctgtccgcaagaatgacccaaacttccctgtcgtttgccattttaacactccaccctgctctcttgcccacatgtctgtccttggcttgctgcattattccagtgaagcccaacgcaaactgaaggaacagcacctcatcttccgactaggcactttacagccttctggactgaatattgaattcaacaacttcagatcttgaactccctccccaccccctttctgtttcttcccccttccttttgtttttttccaataatttatatagatttttcttttcccacctatttccattatttttaaatcttttatgccccccccccccccactagagctataccttgagtgcccaaccatccattcttaattagcacattcgtttagataatatcaccaacttcaacacctcggtgttcttttgtctgtgacatcttttgattatctgctcctatcactgcctgcttgtccctacaaccacaccaccccctccacttctctctctctctctctctctctctctctctaccccactgatgctgccagacctgctgaatttttccaggtaattctgtttttgttctagaacTCCCTACCTGGCAGTACTAAGATATAcctacactgcacaaacactagCAATTGAAGAAGATGGCTTACCGCCACCCCCTCGAGGGCAGTCAGGTGTTGgtaataactgctggccttgccaacgatgccaAATCCCATGAAGAATTAAATAAATTTGTGCAGAGACTGGGGTTATTCTTAGagtagtgatgtttaagaggaagtttgatagagatgttcaaaatcatggatcTGTTTAGATAGTTTCTTCTCGTTTACTCTATTTCAAGTGTCagaaaggtcagtaaccagacaCAAAATTAAGGTATTTGCCAAAAGAACCAGAGTCAACATGAAGTATATGTATAGTACATGGTGAgttgttatggtctggaatgcactgcctgaaagggtgattgaaacagattcaacagtaacttgctaaagggaattggacaattaCTTGAAAGGATAAAAAGTAACAGGGTTATGGCCAAAGAGCAGGGATTTGGAACTAATCAGAAAGCATGATCAACGAGCTGCTGCaagtacaatgggctgaatggcctcctgtggtgCTGCATTCTAAGAAGCCAAATGGTACTCAATGAGCCACACAACAGATTTACTGAAGTTAATGACCATAAACAGATGCAGAGAAGCTGGAACCATAAAAATACCATTTCCCTTATCGAACTGAAGTAAAACCCTGCATATGGACAAGTGCCTCTGTATTGTTATAATGAGATGCACATTCCCTGAGGGAGAGGCATTTAACCCTGCAATTATATTAGCTTTTGTAGTTAGATCACTCAGTGATTTGAATGTGTTTAGTAAATTTTCTATTGCATTTAATAACTTCAGTTTTATAATTACAGGAATTGGCACTTTTTGTTCTGGAAATCAAATATCAAGAATGTATTCTATAAACTGCATAATGTGAATATATGAGAGTTAATCTGTGTGGTGAAATGGAGCAATTAAGTATATACAGGCCGTGAATTTAATATCTTTTTCTAGCAATAAATTTTTGCGTACAGCTTTAACTGTCATTGGCAAATGCTCTTTACAACTTAAACAAAGTGATACTGATAATGAGGATGGTAATAAAAGCTGACTGCTTAGCTTGTGAAACATCTGGCTGTGAACTGTACTGTGAGCAAAGTTTTACTAATTTGTGGTATGTTGATTGGCAACCTGGAGACATTTATTTGTTAGTACTGATGGGAGGGTATGTAAGTGTTAAACAGCTGGCAGCATATTTCATGCAATTTTCCTATGCTGATTCTTTGAGAGAGCAGTTGTGAAAATGTTGAGTTTAATTCACATTGTTGATTTGTCCAGATTCTTCTCAAAACAGACTGAGTCATACTGCGGTGTGCACTATGTAGTTACACTACCCAGTTATACTCACCAGGAACCTAAGCAGGTGTCATCTGTggctcagtcattctcacctgaATGAAAAAGTTGTAGATTTaaatctcactccagagacttaagaaCATAATTGAGGCTGGCActtcagcgcagtactgaggaagcgctgcacctTCGGagttgccatctttcagatgagatgttaaaccctgtctgccccctcaaaTGAATataaggatcccatggcactatttgaagtgtccttgccaatatttatccatcaatcaacattaCTGAACAGATTAATTGTTCATTTttacattgctgtatgtgggacttcctgtgcacaaattggttgccacgttTCCCAAATTACAAACGTACTTCATCagttgtaaagcaccttgggaggtTCTGTGGTTGTGTAACGAGCTGTAAAACTGCATAGGTTCCTTCTTTTGAAAAGTTTACTCAATGCCTGCCTCGCACCCTCCCCACAAACTATCCACTTGTAACTGATTTTTTCTTCTGTTTGCGTTGTGTCATAATGTCTTCAAGGCTGTTCAATAGagaaacagatttttgattttttaaagtaGGTACTGATGTGGATGTTCAATGGTCTTCTCATTAGGATTATATTTTGCCAATCATTTTGCAGGTCTGTCTAGATTCTTCCATGATGGAAACTGTTTGAGAAAGAATGCTGTCGCCTCAAGTATTCGAGAGGTTGAAAAGatactgcagtggtttgagaaTCAAAATAAGCTCTGTTTCTATGCAAGCTCCTTACTGTTTGTTTATGAGGGATCACCTCAGCTGACAGCAATTGATGCCGGAGATGAATCCCACAAACTAGCAGCACCAAAGGGAATAAAGCGAACTGGAGAAGTAGTGGAATACAACAATAATGTACATGTAATGAGCTCTAGTGAGAATGGGATGATGGAGGCCTCAGTTGGCCAGAGCCTCTCCAATATGTACGCACTTCACAGGAAGGGGTGTTCCAGGGCACATCAAACTGTGGTCCCACTACAGCTGAAGAATGCAGAGCAAGACCACAGCATATGCAAATGCTTAACTCTCGTTTCACCTGGACAGCCAAATAGCAATGAAATAAAACACTTGGAGAAGGATTTGATGCACACCTCCAGCATGCTTCAGGAGCCTCCAGAGGTTGATGTAAGAATGATAGACTTTGCACATGTGTTCCCTAGCAACACAAAAGATGAGGAGTACATTTATGGGCTGAAACATTTAATCAGTGTGTTACAAAATTTGCTGGatgattaaattttaaaaaaatgttgggGTTATTGGGAGCAAGGAAATGAATAAGGAGCAATTTTATTGATTTCTGCACAAGCTCTGATGCATCATTTTGTGTTTCTAATGTGATTCCAGGTGTATTGTATGTGCTTTTCATTGTACGGTACCTCTGGTGATTGATTCAATATTTATAATAGCTCAGGAAAATTTACCAACTCATCATTGACAGCCAGTGAAACAGTTCCAAAAACCTACAGAGGGCAGCTGGAAGCTTAGCAACTGCTGACAAGGAAATTTGTGAGCTCCCACTGTTTGTAACAAACCCACAGACTTCAATGATGCTAATTGGTTTTTCAGATATGTAACCAACTGCCTGCCAATCCTAGGCATGGAACTTGTGCCTATGGACTAATGCTATCTTCAATGAAGACCAAGTTAGTCAGACTTTAGATTGTTTTGGGGATGTTGCTGCCACTTTTCTGGAGATGCACATATTATTTGCCTTTTCTTACAGTTGAATTACTGCAATTCATATGGAATGTTTAGTCCCATCTATGTAAAATAGAAATTGTCAATTATCTCTTTGTTTTGATACATTCAATTAGAATCTCTGGAGAATTGCAGTCTTGCAATAGTTTGTTAATATATCATTGTAATGAAAGCTAATGCATTAGGATCACCATCAAGTCACCTGTACCCCTCCTGGATAAGATTTTCCACGGGATAGAGCAACATTTGCATATTATGTTTCTTAAAACTACTTTCCCCTTTCAATTTTTTAAGTGTGCTGGGATCTGCAGAAGATGAGGTGAGATGGGAGGAAACTAAATACTGGGACTGCCTTTATAGTCCAACTTACACCTCTAAATCTACtagattttaattaatttttaagtATCCTCTCTCCTAACACTGGGTTTCTTTCAAAATGCAGACATTTCAACTTGTTCATGTCTCATTTGGTCATCTACTAGTAGTGATATATTGTGAGATAACTTCCAAAGTTAACTTTTGAACACCCAGTTTAACAAGTTACTGATTTGATTTTCTCTCATTATCCTCTGGGCTGGTGCGTGTTTGGGTTTGCCTTTATAAGACAGGCACGCTAAGAATTGTTGCTATGTTGGACCGACCAGTGTATAAGAATATTCAGTACTTGAACACTAACTTCTTAGATCAACTACTAATGGCCTCGTAGGCTTCACTATTAAAATACTGAGTGAACAAGCAACTGCTCTTGCACAGTATGTTTATATATCACCATAACTGACTTGTGACTCCAGCAAGATAACCCCTATCCTTGCTAGTTGTGTAGCTGATTTCGTTTTCATTATTTACAATTCTATGGTAGAACTTTGTGACAAGTTTTTACCATGTCAAAAAAAATGGCCAAATTCTTGGCACTAGTCAAGTTGTGTATTTGAAAATAACATGCAAGCACTAAAACGAAAACATTTTTGCAGTTCTTAAAAATGCACTAGATTTCAGAATATTGGGTTCCTTTCATTACAGTTTACAATTGCACAGATCAGTGTACTTTTGATATTTTGATAGTGTCTTAAATGATTTCCACATTGCTATCATTTACTTTGTCAGgcttcaggaggtgagttttgtGGCAGGAACTGGGACAGAGCAGTAATTTGTAGTACAAGTGAATAATGCATGTGAAGATTGTTAGTCATTTAAATGTATTTACCAAATGTGtgctttttctaaaaaaaaaagttatttctgaaatattttttaaatgtaaacTATGCTTTTTTGTATGTTTGTTAACAGAGGTTTACATTATGCAGCTGTACATTCCTCATAGACCCGTTACACATTCTGTCCCTCAGTACTACTGACTATACgtgaagactttttaaaaaaaaaagtgattgCAAATTTTTGTTTTGATCCTTGAAAAATGAGGATGATTTGCGCTTGATTATTTTCTTCCTGATCACATGTCAGAGTTGTCTCCTCTGATCAGCTACATGCATCATAAGGGATCAGATGGAAATGGCTTCTTTTTTTAAAGCAGAACAAGATTTCAATTAGCCTTTTAGCTAAACAGTTGGATTCTAAAGAAATTATGCTGCTAAATTACCATTGACATTGGGATATCAGCAAGCTTTAGTTTGCATGTTGCTTGTCCGTTTCacttaatttcacattttcttctACCAATTTTGTATCGATTTCTCCCCCTAAGACTGGCCCCTAACCAATTTGTCGACCATAGTGGAGTTGAAAATCAGATCTTTTGCTGGTTGCAAGCTTAACTAGAGCTTGGTGAGTTGTGGAGATGTCACCTCTCAGTGAATTTTCTGCGGAGATGTTATATGGGCCTGGGCAATTaaaatagaatttttaaaaatatcttttcACTTCCATTTAAAAGGAGACAAAATTCACTAATTTATTAGCCTCAAAGTTTTTAAATTTGACCATTGTGCTGGCCACAACTTTGACATTTCCAATTACGATCATTCAAAATTGAGTCTTGTTTCCCAGTGAATTTACAGCTGTTTGCATTAATGTTACTGAGGAGATGACTGGTTGAATGGATGGTCGACTTAGCCTGTGTCAGCTATTGGAGTTGCGCATTCTATTTTGCTGTTTCTTCTATTGGAATATATTCCATATGTTTGAGAATTTCAGATCTTGCTTTATATCATCTCATCAGTCTATTATACAAGTAATATCACTGTATTTGTTTGTGTCGTGCTGTTCAGGGTCACATTGTTTAATGTGAGTTATGTTAACATAGGAAATGTGTATTCAAACGCTGGCAAAATGTCATAGCGGTCACTAATttggattagatttgtttgtttTCAGCCCTTGCAGCTTGTGCTGTAAATTTTGGTGTAACCATGTATATAATGGAACCTTGAATTATTTTTATAAGACTCCATCACAAGTCATTCCACCAAACAACTGCTGGAATTTTGCTTCATTGCTGAATATATTTGACATGAATGCAGGTTCTATAACCCATATTAGTTTTTAACTTTTTATTTCTTGGAGAGTGTTAAATCTAATCGTATTTTGTGGCTCCTTGTTAGGATTTCATTCCAGTTCTACGTTTGTTAGTAGGCATACATGAAAGCATTTAGGTATCCTTTCACTTAATAAACTTGTTAGCACTTGAACGTTCATTGAGCTGccattttgttaaaagttcaaaaATGTTGGGTCAGTACAGTAGAATTCTCTTTATGGGGACTCTTCTGTGTTGAGCAAAGCATCCACTTATCGGACTGTTCTCCTTTTACAACCGCTGTGAAAGGCATTTGGAGTAAGTTGTGTTTGAGCAGTTGTGCTCACAACATGCCTATCTGTGGCCGTCTTCTGTACCAGAAATTCTGCATTTGACATAAATAACCTTCAGTTGATGAAACGGCAGAAGTTTTACTCCATGATATCAAGTGTAAACTTCTGCTTTCACAAAGTCAACCCCCTTAGACTGGTCTCTGAGTCTTTCAGTGACATGTCCCTTGTTGAAAAGAAACTGTAGTGAACAAAGTGAGATTATTCAGCATTCTTTCAAGCAGAGCATAAATTACAATCATGAAATATATTTGTTTTGTAAAAAGGATAATATATGCTATTATGTAAATTTGCCCTTTTAAAATGCTCTGTAGAGAAAGGTGAAAAATACCTTTTAATGCAGTGTATGTATATATAAAATACAGCTTATGTGGCTTATTTTGACTGGCTAAATTACAGAATACTTAAATTGAAGTACTGATCAGTTTCATATTAAAAGTACCTTAAAATTTCTTGCCTTTTACTTTGATGAAACCAACCTAAAATTATCGATAGGCTACATTTGCACAGGCTTGATCTTAATTGAATTAGTCAATGTTCAATACAGATTGCACTGCTTCATGTAAATGGTGCAGTAtacttttccttttgtttttcaatgCTGAGTACAAACTTGACTTAACAGTGGCAGGTTTTACACTGATTGAAACTGAGTTCACTTTTCATTATACTGAAAGGGGAGTGAGGTGAAAATGGGTTGCCCCTCCTTGCATCAGCACACACTTGTCGTTTGTGGTGAAGCATGACATCAAATGGTGAATGGTGCATGCACCAGACCTTAATCTAATTTCAGCTTGACTTCTTCCAGATGGAAGCTTGCTGTCGTGTACCTGAGAGCGAACTGTGAAACACGATTGTTAATTTAAATTGCTTTGATTCAAATCAACACAGAGTCCCGCATTCAGTATGCCGCCTTGCTGGGATCTGTTGGTTTGAGAGCCAAGCTGAGAGGCTTCATTTGTCCCTGCAGTTCCAATGAAGTGAGGAATTTATTGTCACCTGAAGTGAACCTAATTTTCCTTATTTTTACTTGAGTCGGCATCCATTTATAACATTGGCCTATTAAGGTTGGACATTAAATTTGAACACAAAACAGTCTACTCGTCATTCCTGTTAGGTGGATTGGTTTTTGCATTGGTTTTAGACTTTTTAAAACATTGCACACAAAGTATGGTACAAGTTGATGCAAAATTCATCAGTCACCTTAATTTACAGTTCATTTATTAAGCGCTCATATTCTGGCTGCATTCTTGAATAAACCATGGCTTGCTTTTAACAGGAACATTTTGCAAATGTATCCTCTTAATTTTAGATAAAGTACAATTTTAACTGCAGCCTAGATGGGAACAAGTGGGATTATTGCCACTTCTGTTATTGAGCGTGCACACAGACACTTTAGTATTATGGGAAATTATGCTGGAATTGGTATGAAAGTATCAGAAAAGCAGCAAATGCACATTCATATACTGTGGTTATTTATAATCGATTATCCATAATGTATCTCAGTATAGTCTGACTTATCTATCTTCTAATATATGATGAATTGTTATCTTTATTTTGATTGTGATGAATTATATGCATAACTTGTTTTGCTACGGATGGAGTGCAGGGGTAACTGCTGATATGTAATGGGTGCTACATGTATTACAGAGGAATCAAAAGTACTAACTGATGAAGATTGCTTACTTTTGTAATTTAATATGATGAAAAGATATTTAGATAAATCACATAGCTGTATATTTGGCAAAAATGGAATTACTAATAAATTT contains these protein-coding regions:
- the ipmkb gene encoding inositol polyphosphate multikinase isoform X1, producing MDSGLSSAGPAPSLGLGLGLHRFPNGCTPLSHQVAGHKYGKSELGMLQHPDGTVLKQLQPPPRGPRELNFYNMVFGSSCHEHVFLDLRKFLPKFLGTWTPTTAPNELYLKLEDVTRKFNKPCIMDVKIGKKSYDPDASAEKIQQQISKYPLMEEIGFLVLGMRVYQFSSDSYMTYDQRYGRGLTKETLKDGLSRFFHDGNCLRKNAVASSIREVEKILQWFENQNKLCFYASSLLFVYEGSPQLTAIDAGDESHKLAAPKGIKRTGEVVEYNNNVHVMSSSENGMMEASVGQSLSNMYALHRKGCSRAHQTVVPLQLKNAEQDHSICKCLTLVSPGQPNSNEIKHLEKDLMHTSSMLQEPPEVDVRMIDFAHVFPSNTKDEEYIYGLKHLISVLQNLLDD